A section of the Parasteatoda tepidariorum isolate YZ-2023 chromosome 6, CAS_Ptep_4.0, whole genome shotgun sequence genome encodes:
- the LOC107451971 gene encoding protein GVQW3-like produces the protein MTEQIEQRYCIKFCQKLGDSQSQTIREIQRVFGEEAMGVPQIKEWFIRFKDGRTSAENRRLTVWEIAEEVGVSRDSAQAILREDLNMNRVAAKFIPKLLSLEQKDLRFDVAQDLLDTANTDPGFLNTVRTGDESWVYGYDLETKRQSSQWKHPDSPKPKKAQQVRSKIKILI, from the exons ATGACTGAACAAATTGAGCAAAGATATTGCATCAAATTCTGTCAAAAGCTTGGTGATTCTCAAAGCCAAACAATTCGTGAGATTCAGCGGGTGTTTGGAGAAGAAGCGATGGGTGTACCACAAATTAAGGAGTGGTTCATCCGATTCAAAGATGGCCGCACATCAGCGGAGA ATCGTCGTTTGACAGTGTGGGAGATTGCAGAAGAGGTTGGAGTGAGTAGAGATTCTGCACAAGCAATTTTGCGTGAAGATTTGAACATGAACCGAGTAGCTGCGAAATTCATACCCAAGTTGTTGTCCCTGGAACAAAAAGACCTCCGTTTTGACGTTGCACAGGACCTTCTGGACACCGCCAACACTGATCCTGGGTTTCTGAATACCGTGAGAACTGGAGATGAGTCATGGGTGTACGGGTACGACCTAGAAACAAAAAGACAGTCGTCGCAATGGAAGCATCCCGATTCTCCAAAGCCGAAGAAAGCGCAGCAGGTGCGAAGCAAAATCAAG atattgatataa